From Penaeus vannamei isolate JL-2024 chromosome 12, ASM4276789v1, whole genome shotgun sequence, the proteins below share one genomic window:
- the LOC113824694 gene encoding pigment-dispersing hormone type 1-like: MRGVAVIVLLVVMAVALQAATAERNMKYFERELVSELAAQILRVAQGPSAFAAGPHKRNSELINSLLGLPKVMNDAGRR, translated from the exons ATGCGCGGTGTTGCAGTTATTGtcctgttggtggtgatggctgtGGCCCTCCAGGCAGCAACGGCCGAGAGAAATATGAAGTACTTCGAACGAGAG CTGGTTTCGGAGTTGGCGGCGCAGATCCTGCGCGTGGCCCAGGGACCCTCGGCCTTCGCGGCGGGACCTCACAAGCGCAACTCCGAACTCATCAACTCCCTCCTTGGACTCCCCAAGGTCATGAACGACGCCGGGAGGAGATAA
- the LOC113824704 gene encoding pigment-dispersing hormone type 1-like, with translation MRSAVVVVLVVAMAVGLQLTAAESLKCSERELVSELAAQILRVAQGPSAFAAGPHKRNSELINSLLGLPKVMNDAGRK, from the exons ATGCGCAGCGCCGTTGTGGTCGTCCTCGTGGTGGCGATGGCGGTGGGTCTTCAGCTGACAGCCGCCGAGAGCTTGAAGTGTTCCGAGCGTGAA CTGGTTTCGGAATTGGCGGCGCAGATCCTGCGCGTGGCTCAGGGACCCTCGGCCTTCGCGGCGGGACCTCACAAGCGCAACTCCGAGCTCATCAACTCCCTCCTTGGACTCCCCAAGGTCATGAACGACGccgggaggaaatga